The Pseudomonas rhizosphaerae genomic sequence AACACGGCACGGCCCTTGGCCGCGACCCAGCGAACCACGCCGTCCTCGCGGCCGACGGTTCGGTAGTCGACTTCGTAGAGCGCTCGGCGCTCAGGATCCATCGCCGCTGCGAAAGCCTCCAGAGTCGCCTTGCGATCCTGCGGGTGCAGACCCTCGTAGAAGTCTTGCAGCGTGACCGCGACGTCAGCTGAAATCCCGAACATGGCTTTGGTCTGGGGTGGCCACACCAGCGTGTTCAAGACGAAATCCACGTCCCAGAAGCCCACGTCGGCATGGTCGACGGCCAAACGCAGCCTGGCCTCGCTGGTGCGGATGGCCGCGTCGACTCGGGTGCGGTGCACCATGAGGCCGATGGTCTGCACCACGAAGTCGAGGATTTCCACATCGGCTGGCGCGCACTCGTGCAGTTCGGGGTCGTACAGGACGAAAGCACCCATCACGGCACCCTGGGCCGACCTGATGGGAACCGACCCGCATACCTGCAAGCCCTGCTCGATCGCCAGGTTTCCGAGCTTCTCCTGCCAGGCATCGTTGGAGATGTGAACGACAGTCATCAGCCCGTTGTGTGGCATGGGAGCGCTACAGGTGCTCGAGTCCGGGTCGATGACCATGGCCTTGACGGCGTCCTGGTAGAGGGCAGGCAGGCTGGGACCCACGCAATGCTGTACCTGCCGGCCTTGTTCGTCCAGAAGCACGATGCTTCCCAAAAGGCGCGACGTGGACAAGGCTTCGACTTCGCGCACGACCGACTCCAGCGTGACGTCGAGGGTATTCTCTTCCACCGCCAGGGCCAGAATGCGGTTTTGCGCAGCCCCGATGGCAGCGGCGCGATTGCGCGCTTGCGTCAGGCGTGCGTTCTCGATGGCAATCGTCGCCAAGCGCGCCAGGCTTTCAAGCCTTTCCACGGTGTCGCGGGAATGAGGCTGCGCCTCGGACCAGTAGGCGCCGAGCGCTGCCACGGCAACTGGTTGGCCTATCGGGACCATGATCAGGCTGCGCACGAACGTCAATGCGTAGGCGTCCTGCGGGATACGCGAGTCGAGCCGCACGTCGGGGATGACGATGGTCTCGTTGCCGAGCATCGCGCGCCCCGACACGCAGCGCTCGATCGGAAAGGTCTTGCCTTGCCACAAGGGAGAGACGGCATCTTCGGCAACGTATGAACAGTGCCCGTCGTGTTCGATGGCGATCGCGATCCCCTCGGCGCCCACGGTCGCACGCGCCGTTTCGCGCAGCACGCTGACCACCTCGTCGATCGACTTCGCCGTCACCAAGCGTTCGCTGGCGTGGAGCACGTGCGACAGCCGATCATCACTCTCAAGAGCCGTGGGTACAGTAGGCAAGCGGAACTCCGAATGATGGGGGTGACGAACGAGGTGCCAGATGACCCGAGTTGCCGGGCCAGGTCGGGTTCAGTCTCTCAGAAATGCGCGCGAGCCGATAGCACGACGGTACGCGGGCCGCTGATTGAAGCCCGGCGCTGGTCGGCTCTACTTGAGCACCAACAAGCGATAGACGCCCCCATCGTTTTCGATCCCATGGGTGTCGTGGGCAAAACCTGGAAAAGAGCGGTCGAAAGTCTCCAGCGCTTTCAGGTAGGCAAGCAGCGGCCCGTCAGCTGCGCCGGCGTGCTCGCCCGGCATCAGCAGGGGGATGCCGGGCGGGTAGGGCACGATGCCCGTCGCCACGATGCGTCCGGCCGCAGCGTCCAGAGCCACCAGTTCCACTTCGTTGCGGACCAGCTTTTCGTAGGCTTGAACCGGGCTGAACTCGGCCTTGGGCAGCGTGCCGAACGCTGCGGACATGGCCGCCGTGGTGCGGTTCTCTTTCATTGCGGCGAAGATGTCTTGCGCCAGATCCCGCAAGCCCATGCCGCTGTATCGCTGCTGCGTGGCAGCGAGCAGGTCGGGCAGGCACAGTTCCAGCTCCAGGTTGGCGTCGTAGTCGCGCTTGAAGTCCAGCAACGCGTTCACCAGGGTGCCCCACTTGCCCTTGGTGATTCCGATGGAAAACAGGAAAAGCAGAGTGAAATCGGTGGTTTTTTCGACCACGATTCCCTGCCGACCCAGATACGCGCTGAGCACACAGGCCGGAATGCCGAAATCCAGAAGCTGGCCGTCGTCGCCCATGCCGGGGCTCAGAATCGATACCTTGATCGGATCGAGCATGCAGTAGCCGTCTTCGATGTCGCCGAAACCGTGCCAGACCTCGTTGGGGTGCAAGACCCAGCACTTCGGGTCGGACTTGAGCATGAGCGGGTCGACTTCATGGAAGGCGATGGCCGCCCCGCCGACCTGTATCACCGGCGGCTGCCAGCACGACACGAACCAGTCGCCGTTGGCGGCCATGTCGCTGTGCATCCGCGAGATCACCTGGCGAAAGGCGATGGCCTCTTCGATGGATTCGTTGGTCAGAATCTGCCCGCTCGGCGCTTCCATCATGGCCGAACTGACGTCGCACGAGGCCATGATCGCGTAGTTGGGCGAGGTCGAGGCATGCATCATGTACGACTCGTTGAAGCGTCCGTGGGGGATCGGGTTGCGCCCATTGCGCACATGGATCATCGACGCCTGGGACAGGGCGGCCAGCAACTTGTGGGTGGATTGGGTGGCGAACACGGTAGGTTTGGACGCGTCGTGATCGTCCGGGCTGCCGTGCATGGCGAAGCGGTCCTTGTACAGCGGGTTGAAGCGCGCATAGCCATACCAGGCCTCGTCGAAGTGCAGGCGGTCGACGCTCTGCCCGAGCAGTTCCTCGACCCGCGTGACGTTATAGGTCAGGCCGTCGTAGGTGGAGTTAGTGACGATGGCGTGTACGGGCGTGGGGTCGATGTGCGGCTTGACCAGCGGGTTGCTGGCAATGGCGGCCTGCACCCCGGCGGCGCTCAACGTCTGCGGCAGGATCGGACCGATGATGCCGAAGCGGTTGCGCGTCGGCACCAGATAGGTCGGAATCGCCCCGGACAGCGTCATGGCATGCTCGGCGGACTTGTGGCAGTTGCGGTCGCACAGCGCGATCTGGTCGCGCGTGACGCTGGCCATCAGGATCACCCGGTTGGACATCGACGAACCGTTGGTGACGTAGTAGGTGCGATGAGCGCCGAACACCTTGGCCGCGTAGCGCTCGCCCTGGCCGATGGGGCCGCTGTGGTCGAGCAGCGAGCCCAGTTCGCCGACCGAGATGGACAGGTCGGAGCGCAACAGGTTTTCCCCGAAGAACTCATAGAACGCCCGGCCTGCCGTACTTTTCAGAAAGGCCGTGCCGCCGGCGTGCCCAGGGGTGTGCCAGGAGTATTCGTAGCTGCGGGCGAACTTGAGCAACGCGCCGAACATCGGCGGCAGCACCGCCTGACGATAGCGCTCAATGGCGGCCATGATCCGCCCACTGAGGAAGCGGCTGGTGTCTTCCGGCAGCCAGATGAAATCGTCGGCGTGCTGCATGACGATCAGCGGCACGTTGCCAGCGGTGCTGCGGTCACTGATCAGGAACACCGGGACCCGCGTGTTGCGCTCGCGCAGGGTGGTCAGCAGGTCGATGCATTGCTGGTGGTCGTCGCTTTTGTCCATTTCCCAGCTGAGCAACACGCACTGGATCGCAGGGTCGGTGCTCAGGATCGATTTGGCGTCGTCCAGACGCTCCGAGGTGATCACGCTGATGGAGCGCTCTTCCACATCGGCGATGAGCTGGATCAGTGCCCGACCGAACACGGTTCTCTTATCGGGCTGGGTGCTGATCAGCAAGGCGAGCATGCCCAGCAGGTTTCTATGGTCCGTCATGGTCGTGCCTCCGGTGCAGGGGTGTTCGATGTCGGGCTGGCCAGACTGTTCACGGGAATCGGCGTGCCGACGATGTGCTGGGCC encodes the following:
- a CDS encoding ATP-binding protein gives rise to the protein MPTVPTALESDDRLSHVLHASERLVTAKSIDEVVSVLRETARATVGAEGIAIAIEHDGHCSYVAEDAVSPLWQGKTFPIERCVSGRAMLGNETIVIPDVRLDSRIPQDAYALTFVRSLIMVPIGQPVAVAALGAYWSEAQPHSRDTVERLESLARLATIAIENARLTQARNRAAAIGAAQNRILALAVEENTLDVTLESVVREVEALSTSRLLGSIVLLDEQGRQVQHCVGPSLPALYQDAVKAMVIDPDSSTCSAPMPHNGLMTVVHISNDAWQEKLGNLAIEQGLQVCGSVPIRSAQGAVMGAFVLYDPELHECAPADVEILDFVVQTIGLMVHRTRVDAAIRTSEARLRLAVDHADVGFWDVDFVLNTLVWPPQTKAMFGISADVAVTLQDFYEGLHPQDRKATLEAFAAAMDPERRALYEVDYRTVGREDGVVRWVAAKGRAVFDEDGRCLRVTGTAMDITARKTADENLRELNATLEARIAQAVAEREEVQLALRQSQKMEAMGQLTGGVAHDFNNLLTPIVGTLDMLQRRGVGGEREQRLISGAVQSADRAKTLVQRLLAFARRQPLQAVAVNVGKLVSDMGDLLASTTGPQIKVVVDAPEHLPAAIADVNQLEMALLNLSVNARDAMLEGGTLRISACMESIAEGHRSRLPAGNYLCLSVADTGTGMDPTTLARSVEPFFSTKGVGQGTGLGLSMVHGLASQLNGALTIQSSPGLGTNVELWLPRSIALPAEALRLVDTPELSSSRGVALLVDDEELVRASTSYMLAELGYCVIEAASGEEALELMDTGETFDLLITDHLMPGISGTDLAKRVRRARPGTAILLVSGYAEREGLDPDLPRLSKPFRKNELATSLAHLGRGA
- a CDS encoding Orn/Lys/Arg decarboxylase N-terminal domain-containing protein, whose protein sequence is MTDHRNLLGMLALLISTQPDKRTVFGRALIQLIADVEERSISVITSERLDDAKSILSTDPAIQCVLLSWEMDKSDDHQQCIDLLTTLRERNTRVPVFLISDRSTAGNVPLIVMQHADDFIWLPEDTSRFLSGRIMAAIERYRQAVLPPMFGALLKFARSYEYSWHTPGHAGGTAFLKSTAGRAFYEFFGENLLRSDLSISVGELGSLLDHSGPIGQGERYAAKVFGAHRTYYVTNGSSMSNRVILMASVTRDQIALCDRNCHKSAEHAMTLSGAIPTYLVPTRNRFGIIGPILPQTLSAAGVQAAIASNPLVKPHIDPTPVHAIVTNSTYDGLTYNVTRVEELLGQSVDRLHFDEAWYGYARFNPLYKDRFAMHGSPDDHDASKPTVFATQSTHKLLAALSQASMIHVRNGRNPIPHGRFNESYMMHASTSPNYAIMASCDVSSAMMEAPSGQILTNESIEEAIAFRQVISRMHSDMAANGDWFVSCWQPPVIQVGGAAIAFHEVDPLMLKSDPKCWVLHPNEVWHGFGDIEDGYCMLDPIKVSILSPGMGDDGQLLDFGIPACVLSAYLGRQGIVVEKTTDFTLLFLFSIGITKGKWGTLVNALLDFKRDYDANLELELCLPDLLAATQQRYSGMGLRDLAQDIFAAMKENRTTAAMSAAFGTLPKAEFSPVQAYEKLVRNEVELVALDAAAGRIVATGIVPYPPGIPLLMPGEHAGAADGPLLAYLKALETFDRSFPGFAHDTHGIENDGGVYRLLVLK